CTAGCGCTCGTAATTGTAATACCAAAACTGGCTTCCACAGAATCACAAAATTTCATTGACATTCGTACTTTCCAAGGTTGTAATTTCCTCAACACGAAAATGGTATTCTCGTACATACGGCTTATGCGGTTTTGTTGTCATAGTCACACGTACTATAAAAACCGCCACTCACGTCCCATTTCAGATCCAAAACATTCTCTGAACTCTACTCTCACAAACAGACATAAACATTTCAACCATGTCCAACAGTACTGCTGGCAAGGTGATCAAGTGCAAAGGTAAAACATGTTAGACACTTTGATCGTTGTTTCTTGCTAAACCCTTCTGTTTGATTCCCTAATCTGAGATCCACTGTGTTATTTTCGCCCTATTGATCTGTTGATGGTCTTTCCCATTAGTGATTTTTTGCTTATGATCATGACtccaccttttttcttttcttttttacttcaaAGATATTATTGGGTTTTCCGTATCTCATAAGGGGGTGTCATTCATTCTGTTCTTTAGTAATGTTAGTGGGAATCGTAATGATCACTCTGTCTTTTGGTCTAAGATTTGTACCATCTTGCGATAAGCAGCTTCATTTTAGTAAATTGAACATCTAGTGGCTTGGGCTTCCTCTGGTTTTGTAACTTTTGCTTGATTAGATTTTAGGAGAATGGTAATGCGGGGAGATCTCTAAAGTTGGTTAAAAACACTACTTTTATTATCTGGCAATGCAGTGAAACATCTGATAaagaaatttgtttgttttcatttctaCAATTTGTTACCACACTCAAATGTCTTGGTCTTGTAGTTAATTCCTTTTGTGAGAAGTGAGAACACTGATTTTGACTATATAATTGTTGCTAATTGATGATGGCATATGTGGATTGTAGCTGCGGTAGCCTGGGAAGCTGGGAAGCCGCTGGTTATTGAGGAAGTGGAGGTGGCACCACCCCAGAAACATGAAGTACGCTTGAAGATCCTCTTTACGGCTCTATGCCACACTGATGTATACTTCTGGGAAGCAAAGGTAAATATTTAAACTTATTAAAGCTATGTCCATCAATGTTTGAACTAGGTACAGTGAACTGATTTCTCAGTATGAGTTTCAGCATAATGTTTAGTTTCATATATGGGAATCCATCAGTGAAGTTGTTCCGTTTTTAAATTTATAATATGTCACTATTTATCTAATATTGTTGATGAATTTAAATATGCGATTCTAGCCTTGAAGATTATAGACGTCATATGTTGGAACTGAAACAATTCTGTTGTGTCACAGGGACAAAATCCACTGTTCCCTCGGATTTTTGGTCATGAAGCTGGAGGGTATGTGTATCTTTGAATCTTAAAGCTATTTTTTAACAGGAAAATTAATACTATGCTTTTAATTCCCTTTCATATGGTATATTTACTTTTGCTTGCGATTTTTTGTTTAGAATCGTGGAAAGCGTAGGTGAGGGTGTAACTGAACTCCAACCGGGAGACCATGTCCTCCCGGTGTTCACCGGAGAATGCAAGGAGTGCGCACATTGTAAGTCAGAGGAAAGCAACATGTGTGATCTCCTAAGGATTAATACCGACAGGGGTACTATGCTCAATGATGGCCAGACCCGGTTTTCCAAGGATGGAAAGCCAATTTATCACTTTGTTGGTACCTCTACATTCAGTGAATACACTGTTTCACATGTTGGTTCCGTTGCGAAGATCAACCCTGCAGCGCCTCTTGACAAAGTTTGTGTTCTTAGTTGCGGAATTTGTACAGGTTCGGCTGAACAAACTTATCACATTTAATCGTTACCGTGGAACATATATCGCTGGTTTCGTTACTTGTATATCTTAGTAATGAATCGTTCTATATGTGTTCAAAAGGTTTTGGTGCTACTGTAAATGTTGCAAAGCCGAAAAAGGGTTCATCTGTTGCAATTTTCGGATTGGGTGCTGTTGGTCTTGCTGTAAGTTATTCTTATTTCTTCTCTGTTCCATTTCTTCAGCTATTTAGAACTATTCTGATGATCTTTTTTATGCAATTTAGGCTGCGGAAGGTGCAAGGGTTTCTGGGGCTTCAAGGATCATTGGGGTTGATCTGAACTCCAACCGATTTGAGGAAGGTATAGACAATGCCTACTCATGTTCAGGAAATACTCTGCTTTATAGAATGTTAAAGGTTTGTTGAAGTACTGATTTGTCACTTTTTGACAGCCAAGAAGTTTGGGGTGAATGAATTTGTGAATCCAAAAGATCATAACAAACCTGTTCAGGAGGTGAGTACAGaagattttctttgtttgtattTCTTGCTAGTTGATTAGCCCAGCATTTGCATTTGTCTCATTTCTCGGTTAGCACTACTCAGTTGTGCTTGCACTTCAGAATGTATTTTCTTATTTCATTGCACTGCACACTGTAAAAGATCACTCCACCCTATAAGATCTGTTGAGGACTTGACTTGAAAATTTCAATTCTGCATCGATGTATTTATACTACTGGTTTACTGAATCAAATACATAATGACTCCTCAATTGGACTTAAAGTCAGTGGTGATTACTGTATAACAGAGACTAACAGTTGAGTTTTGGCATAAAGGTGATAGCTGAGATGACCAATGGTGGAGTTGATAGGAGTGTTGAGTGCACTGGAAGCATCCAGGCTATGATCTCTGCCTTTGAATGTGTTCATGATGTAAGCATCTACTTAATGCTTCCATGTTCTTGTTGATTGGTTGCTCTTGACGTTTAACATTGtaacttattttcttttgtccaaATTTAGGGTTGGGGAGTTGCTGTACTTGTTGGAGTGCCAAACAAAGACGATGCGTTCAAAACCCATCCGATGAACTTCTTGAATGAGAGGACTCTAAAGGGTACTTTCTATGGTAACTACAAGCCCCGCACCGATCTGCCTTGTGTTGTGGAGAAGTACATGAACAAGGTAATCGCACTTTCTTTCAGCCGTCCATTCTACAACTGGCTTCATGTTAGCTCTGATGGGTTCTTAGATACGAGTAGAAAACATTAATTTGACATGGGAATTAATTTGGTCTGCAGGAGATGGAATTGGACAAATTTATCACTCACTCTGTTCCTTTCTCTGAGATCAACAAGGCATTTGAGTACATGCTGGCAGGACAGGGAATCCGGTGCATCATCCGCATGGAGCATTAGAGCAGTTCTACTctactttgttttctttgtttttatgttaATCGAAAGAGTGCGTGTGGAATTTGCAATAGTTTGGATGTCTTTCCTTTAAGTAATGAAAAGTTGTATAATGTTCTACATGTTATTCTGTTCTGTTCTCTCTACGGTCGCGCTACATATCGCATTGTCATGGTACTCTTCATTAATCACAGCGCTCCCACTATCATTCTATGATGATCAAATTTCGAACTTTTTTGTTCCTACTCGACCATACATTTCTTCCATCTTTCTCATACCATTTCTACTCTCAATTATCCTAAGGTCcgccatcatcatcacttcaaaaTCTATTATGTTTTAGGTTTAATCACTATCTCTCACTCATCATTACCTACTCTAATCTACACCATCACTCTCATACTCTTTTCCCTTGGTTTTGGGATCTAATACTACTCTCATGCTTCACATCCGTGCTTCTTATAAGGTTATAGCTGCTCCCTTTTGATTCTGATAATGATTTCACACAtctctctccatctatttaagcaTCTCATCTCCCTATAAGTAAGATGATCACCCATACTTAGCCATaacatctttttctctctttattcTATACACAATCCACTAGTATCTCCTCcacaaacctccatcaccaccaccttcaATCCATAACCTCCATTATCACCACCACATTCAATCCATAATTTCCATTACCACCACTACcaaattcatcatttttttccATCTACCCATTCCATTTCATATACATCAAGTATCATTCAATCATCTCTACAATCAAGCGAGGAGACTGAAGAAGAGTCTAGAATCACTTGAGGAATCATCATCACCGTCACCATTAGCACCATGTCAATGTCTTCATGAGCTCATCTacaccatcctcaacttgatCATCACTAATCATTTCTCTATCCAtactttttagtttgatgttcataaacatgtcggaacttatgtatttgattatgagtgagtagttagtttGTTGGAGTTAGGGTTGAATGCCCTAACCAATTTCGTATGACATTGGTGTAAATATTAGGGCTAAATACGAATTACTACCCTATGGtataggtccaaaatcaattcagtccctgaacattcaatttcatcaaaaacacccctgcattaTGATTTATCATCCAATAGGTCCTACCGTCTGGCTTCCGTCAAATGGAGCCATTAAACAGCTGACTTGGCATGCCAAGTCAACTCTAGTGGGACCCACATGAAGGGTAAAATACCAAAATTAATCCTGGATCTCTTTAAACCCAGGCATCACCTATAGCCCCTGTTATGTGCCCACACACCGAGCCACAAACCATTCATTTTCATTCATCTCTTCCTTACCCAACACCATTAGGTCATAATTGGCCAAACGGTCAAGTTAaacaaccaaaaccttcataaACTTCCTTATCGCAACTCTGAAATCTCTCCGATCACCTGGACCACCCCAACAACCCAAATCGACCCAATTCATGACCACCCAATGGCCCAAAACCCAAGACCCACAAGCATTCTTGAAACTCTCGGCGAAGAACTCGTCAGAATCATCACCCTTGTCTCCATCTGCATGTTACTCGTTGTCATATTGGTCTCGGTTTTAAGCTCCGATTCATCTTCAACCATCATCGTTAATTCCATGTACCACTTCGATCTCCACCTGGGACAAATTCGTAGGTGCCCTTCTGAACTCTCTTGTGTTTGTGGCTATGGTCACTCTGGTCACTTTTGTTTTGGTCATTCTGTTCTATTTTTGATGCACTAAGTTCTTGAAAGCCTACATGGGCTTCTCTTCGTTTATTGTGTTGGGCTTTATGGCCGGCGAGATtgctttgttttttattgagGATTTTAGTGTTCCAAttcaatttcattaaaaacccagaaacctaACTTCAAAGCAAGAGAGTTAGGTTTCTGGGTTTCTCGAAATTTTTTTCGATTTGGGACTGTGTTAAGAAAGAAAGCTGCATAACAGGGGCTTTGGGTGATGCCTGGGTTTAAAGAGGGCCAGGGTTAATTTTGGCATTTTACCTTTCATGTGGGTCCCACTAGAGTTGACTTGGCATGCCAAGTAAGCTGTTTAACGGCTCCATTTGATGGAAGTAAGACGGAAGGACCTATTGGATGATAAATCATaatgcatgggtgtttttgatgaaattaaatattcagggactgaattgattttggacttataccacagggtagtaattcgtatttagccctaaatatTATGTTTGATGCACTTTCCGTTAGTAACTTaacatgctagttcaagagttgatTGTTTAGGAACTTAATCAATTTGCGTATGAATATTTACCATAATATGATAAACAAATAGGGCTTAATTAACCTTGGTTGTTTAAAGCATGATAGCATATCATATGTACATGTTAGGGTTGTAAACTACAATAACTTAAAGATAAGCATGATTGAtttgcataatttcttcatctccaagcttTATGCACTTAGGTAAATGCATTAGATATCTAACCggattgaaatgcatgacttaagtagttaagttACACCTAAGAGGGGTTGCTTGACATCATCAAAGGAGCATATCCCTTGTCATATCCGAGAGggatgcaaggagagaaattggCTAATTAAAATGACATCATTCACTATAGAAGCATCATTGTTTGCAAGAAAGGCTAGAGATGAAAATCTTAAGTCCTAATCCCATCTATTTCAGTACATCTACTTTAGCTtagcctagtttacatttcaagtatTCATTTAGTTGTTTCCTAATCAAatcatctccaaaaccaaaatcaattcaCTACTCCACCTTGCATATAATCACTAtgaatttttgttcacttgtgagccattgtttgtgatttgtacatttgcatattcatttAGCATCCGTTAGGTTTCCCTAGCTAGAGTGAGTTTTCCAATCCCTTGAATATGATATCCCCTACAGTATAACTTGTCCCTTATATTTGAGGGTGACTATTTGGCTAACGACACTAAGCTTGATCCTTCTACTTTCTTAAATAAAAGTAGTGAATTTTAacgatgtatttttttttctttttaaattattttgagttttaa
This portion of the Rosa chinensis cultivar Old Blush chromosome 1, RchiOBHm-V2, whole genome shotgun sequence genome encodes:
- the LOC112182499 gene encoding alcohol dehydrogenase, coding for MSNSTAGKVIKCKAAVAWEAGKPLVIEEVEVAPPQKHEVRLKILFTALCHTDVYFWEAKGQNPLFPRIFGHEAGGIVESVGEGVTELQPGDHVLPVFTGECKECAHCKSEESNMCDLLRINTDRGTMLNDGQTRFSKDGKPIYHFVGTSTFSEYTVSHVGSVAKINPAAPLDKVCVLSCGICTGFGATVNVAKPKKGSSVAIFGLGAVGLAAAEGARVSGASRIIGVDLNSNRFEEAKKFGVNEFVNPKDHNKPVQEVIAEMTNGGVDRSVECTGSIQAMISAFECVHDGWGVAVLVGVPNKDDAFKTHPMNFLNERTLKGTFYGNYKPRTDLPCVVEKYMNKEMELDKFITHSVPFSEINKAFEYMLAGQGIRCIIRMEH